The sequence GTTCTTTTTCTTTTTTTCTAAGCCTGCCGCGGGTTTCCCGCCCAATGGGCTTTTTAAGCTTTACAACGACGTCCTTATTGAGTGCGCTGGCCTGTGCAGCCCGAACCAGCTCTCGAATCATGCGCTTAAGACGATTTCGATCAACAGCTCTTTTTGCTAATTTTTTGGCCACCGCAACACCGAGCTCAGGTCTGCCATCCGCTTGA comes from Polynucleobacter sp. MWH-Svant-W18 and encodes:
- the rnpA gene encoding ribonuclease P protein component, producing the protein MNSARISELLKTRPKTSLYWGMYVAPIQADGRPELGVAVAKKLAKRAVDRNRLKRMIRELVRAAQASALNKDVVVKLKKPIGRETRGRLRKKEKELLRSQMSGLI